In Sphaeramia orbicularis chromosome 15, fSphaOr1.1, whole genome shotgun sequence, a single genomic region encodes these proteins:
- the plekha3 gene encoding pleckstrin homology domain-containing family A member 3 codes for MEGILYKWTNYMTGWQPRWFVLENGVISYYDSEDDVGKGSKGSIKMSVCDIKVHPTDTTRLELIIPGEQHFYVRAVNAAERQRWLVALGSSKAGTLDSHKNRGPDCLRTKMSELRLYCDLLVQQVQTIQSQHTADTETTPTSEASLLSATCATFIRTLEECMTLANQSLTPDLRPPERMKRSISHPGTYSFDRSGVLKEYISGGHRSGQRRNRTCSDSSVYDTERVLSGLNGDSLSIPEERGGAVSPKTTPTDTDTDLSV; via the exons ATGGAGGGCATTTTGTACAAATGGACGAATTACATGACAG GCTGGCAGCCCCGCTGGTTTGTCTTAGAAAACGGAGTCATCTCGTACTATGACAGCGAGGATGACGTGGGTAAAGGAAGCAAAGGATCCATCAAGATGTCTGTGTGTGACATTAAAG TGCATCCGACAGACACAACACGGCTGGAGTTGATAATCCCTGGCGAGCAGCATTTCTATGTGCGAGCTGTGAATGCAGCAGAGAGACAGAGGTGGCTGGTGGCCTTAGGCTCGTCTAAAGCTGGAACTCTGGACAGTCACAAAAACAGAG GTCCAGACTGTCTGAGGACAAAGATGTCTGAACTCCGCCTTTACTGTGACCTCCTGGTCCAGCAAGTCCAAACAATCCAATCACAACACACTGCTGACACAGAGACCACGCCCACATCTGAG GCCTCTCTCCTCAGTGCCACCTGTGCAACTTTCATCCGGACTCTGGAGGAATGTATGACCCTGGCAAACCAGAGTTTGACTCCTGACCTTCGACCTCCCGAAAGG ATGAAGAGGTCCATCAGTCACCCTGGAACATACAGCTTTGACAG GTCAGGTGTGCTTAAGGAGTACATCAGTGGAGGTCATAGGTCAGGCCAGCGCAGGAACAGGACCTGCTCAGACAGCTCTGTTTATGATACAGAAC GCGTACTGTCTGGTCTGAATGGTGACTCCTTATCCATTCCTGAGGAGAGAGGCGGCGCTGTGAGCCCCAAGACCACGCCCACTGACACAGATACAGACCTGTCCGTGTGA